The Leifsonia williamsii genome includes a region encoding these proteins:
- a CDS encoding lysylphosphatidylglycerol synthase transmembrane domain-containing protein: MSASVAARGAGVVRLREVTASPWFRPVVRVALGAVVLIAVVLQVGAAPFLAGLAALDVPTVAAAVALTALATAAAAWRWSTVSRALGVPLRWGAAVAMYYRSQFLNSVLPGGVVGDVGRAVDHGRSVERLGPAARAVVIERTIGQVVQLVIAVPVVLLAGTGFGGMILPPLAIGVGGAAATVALAAVIAGVASARARRVLLREAAALRGLGSAGAVVKCVLASVVVCLAHVGTFVVAAEAVGVAIPPPQVVALAFVVLLAASLPIGVGGWGPREGVAGWAFAAAGVGATAGVAAATLFGVVTLLAVLPGAVIPRRAFTPRATSPAGVPSAVSTAFAWSITSPTPAPRSPRP, encoded by the coding sequence GTGTCGGCCTCTGTCGCGGCGCGCGGGGCCGGTGTGGTGCGGCTCCGGGAGGTCACGGCCTCGCCGTGGTTCCGCCCGGTCGTCCGCGTGGCGCTCGGGGCGGTCGTCCTCATCGCCGTCGTGCTGCAGGTGGGCGCGGCGCCGTTCCTGGCGGGGCTCGCGGCGCTCGACGTTCCCACCGTCGCCGCCGCGGTGGCCCTGACGGCACTGGCGACGGCCGCCGCGGCCTGGCGCTGGAGCACGGTCTCGCGCGCGCTCGGCGTCCCGCTGCGATGGGGTGCGGCGGTGGCGATGTACTACCGCTCCCAGTTCCTCAACTCGGTGCTCCCCGGTGGCGTGGTCGGCGACGTCGGCAGGGCCGTCGACCACGGGCGCAGCGTCGAGCGGCTCGGGCCCGCGGCGCGCGCGGTGGTGATCGAGCGGACGATCGGGCAGGTCGTGCAGCTCGTGATCGCGGTGCCGGTCGTGCTGCTGGCGGGGACGGGCTTCGGGGGGATGATCCTCCCGCCGCTGGCCATCGGTGTCGGCGGCGCCGCGGCGACGGTCGCCCTGGCCGCGGTGATCGCGGGCGTCGCCAGTGCGCGTGCGCGGCGGGTGCTGCTGCGGGAGGCGGCCGCGCTGCGCGGGCTCGGATCGGCGGGCGCCGTGGTGAAGTGCGTGCTCGCCTCCGTCGTCGTGTGCCTCGCGCACGTGGGGACCTTCGTGGTGGCGGCCGAGGCGGTCGGCGTAGCGATACCGCCGCCGCAGGTCGTCGCGCTGGCGTTCGTGGTGCTGCTCGCCGCTTCCCTCCCGATCGGCGTCGGGGGCTGGGGACCGCGGGAGGGAGTCGCGGGCTGGGCGTTCGCCGCCGCCGGGGTCGGCGCGACGGCCGGCGTGGCGGCGGCAACGCTGTTCGGGGTGGTGACGCTGCTCGCGGTCCTGCCGGGGGCGGTGATCCCGCGGCGCGCCTTCACCCCGCGGGCCACGTCTCCCGCGGGCGTCCCCTCCGCCGTGTCCACCGCCTTCGCGTGGTCCATCACCTCCCCCACCCCCGCCCCGAGGAGCCCCCGCCCGTGA